Proteins co-encoded in one Acidobacteriota bacterium genomic window:
- a CDS encoding DMT family transporter, whose translation MAPLAIRESRRAPRPIPRRAWLPILLAGSLLALHFATWIASLRYTSVGASVLLVSTQPIFGIALSRVFLRESASRATVAGVLVSLAGTALIAGGDLALGPAHLLGDLLALAGAFFAAAYFLIGRTVRERVAFGTYLTGVYGAGACCLLAAALAAGELDRAALGADWPWYLLMAAGPGVLGHGLLNWSVRRVRAYVVSAALLGEPVLATLYAWVIFGERPGAALAGGGALVVLGLIAVLRAMLREEADEPENRNPAEGRPPRL comes from the coding sequence GGGAGCCTGCTGGCGCTCCACTTCGCGACGTGGATCGCCTCGCTCCGCTACACGAGCGTCGGCGCGTCCGTCCTGCTCGTCTCCACCCAGCCGATCTTCGGCATCGCCCTCTCCCGGGTCTTCCTCCGGGAGTCGGCCTCGCGAGCGACCGTCGCCGGCGTGCTCGTCTCGCTCGCCGGCACCGCGCTCATCGCGGGCGGTGATCTCGCCCTCGGCCCGGCGCACCTCCTCGGCGACCTCCTCGCGCTCGCGGGAGCGTTCTTCGCCGCAGCCTATTTTCTGATCGGGCGGACGGTCCGCGAGCGCGTGGCGTTCGGGACGTACCTGACCGGCGTCTACGGCGCGGGGGCCTGCTGTCTCCTCGCCGCGGCGCTCGCCGCGGGGGAGCTCGACCGCGCCGCGCTCGGCGCCGACTGGCCGTGGTACCTGCTGATGGCCGCGGGCCCAGGCGTCCTCGGCCACGGCCTCCTCAACTGGTCGGTGCGGCGCGTCCGCGCGTACGTCGTGAGCGCCGCCCTCCTCGGGGAGCCCGTCCTCGCGACGCTCTACGCCTGGGTGATCTTCGGCGAGCGTCCCGGCGCCGCGCTCGCGGGGGGCGGGGCGCTCGTGGTCCTCGGGCTGATCGCGGTGCTCCGGGCCATGCTCCGGGAGGAAGCCGACGAGCCCGAAAATCGGAATCCCGCGGAGGGGCGCCCTCCCCGGCTTTGA
- a CDS encoding methyl-accepting chemotaxis protein, producing the protein MSDPAPNLSDSPGPRPYSARRVLGRPADQFRTTLVPTLGAAVLLVLLISAVHQINLVRVHELSETNPAFADVLEAQQIAMETTLTIGAVFYVFGLLAIGLVHSGRLMGALFAIERRLRRIGEGDLTTALRLRRGDYFQDITETFNTATGELRRQAGQDLADVDDLLSVLDRSPNAGPLRDGLRATLMEMRDRKRRLLRIADDHTRSHLRLVEPGVR; encoded by the coding sequence ATGTCTGATCCCGCGCCGAACCTGTCGGACAGCCCTGGCCCCCGCCCGTACAGCGCCCGCCGCGTTCTCGGGCGCCCCGCCGATCAGTTCCGAACGACCCTCGTCCCGACGCTCGGGGCGGCCGTGCTGCTCGTCCTCCTCATCTCCGCCGTCCATCAGATCAACCTCGTCCGCGTCCACGAGCTGTCGGAGACGAACCCCGCGTTCGCGGACGTTCTCGAGGCGCAGCAGATCGCGATGGAGACGACGCTCACGATCGGCGCGGTCTTCTACGTCTTCGGCCTCCTCGCCATCGGGCTCGTCCACTCCGGCCGGCTGATGGGCGCTCTCTTCGCGATCGAGCGCCGCCTCCGCCGCATCGGGGAGGGGGACCTCACGACGGCGCTGCGGCTCCGCAGGGGGGACTACTTCCAGGACATCACGGAGACCTTCAACACCGCGACGGGAGAGCTGCGCCGGCAGGCCGGGCAGGATCTCGCGGACGTCGACGACCTGCTCTCGGTCCTCGACCGCTCGCCGAACGCCGGTCCGCTGCGCGACGGCCTGAGGGCCACGCTGATGGAGATGCGGGATCGCAAGCGCCGTCTCCTCCGCATCGCGGACGACCACACCCGGAGCCACCTGAGGCTCGTCGAGCCGGGGGTTCGCTGA
- a CDS encoding tetratricopeptide repeat protein, which yields MAKRSRNPRRPGDADGGPARGRDAANADGAPGATDAAAAAGVFLLALAVRLAYVWQIQAAGLGRYLRLDPLYYHQWGQRIAAGDWIGRDVFEMSPLYAYYLGALYRAFGDGQILPRVLQAILGAAVCGLLVLAGRRALGRAEGIAAGILFALYAPAIFYDGQVMKTSLEVSFATLATLAFYAAARQGASPAPRWLFAGGILLGLTALMRENILVAAPIFFAWAVWPRPGVSVRARVAAGAALVAGTILPIAPFTVRNAAVAREFVLITSLGGENFYTGNNEIASGRYTPPPFVRPDPQFEHEDFRREATRRAGRPLTRREASDFWYHEGVRFITAHPLRYVWLLGDKLLVFFNDFERPDNFSLYNFQRFSPVLAAPLPHFAWIAPLGLLGVGLAWRRRGGLTPFVVTLATFVMSALIFFTQARYRMPVVPILCLFAAHAVFALVAAARGRRFGLLGGSAAALAALVAIVLLPPGNTALYDARNHSLLAEMLLEAGRTDEAIAEYRASVAGIEAIPAGDPGDAPAMRGLAGAHLGLARALLKQGANRDALDHLKLAAESPREDIRFAAFSTMGALLGESGSPAAAAEALARAVAERPDDFEARMAYAEALERIGRTADAVAQLDRAIAINPRDADAPRIRAELMRGPGLRR from the coding sequence ATGGCGAAACGATCGAGGAATCCGCGCCGTCCGGGCGACGCCGATGGCGGCCCGGCGCGCGGCCGGGACGCGGCGAACGCGGACGGCGCCCCCGGAGCGACGGACGCCGCGGCCGCGGCGGGGGTCTTCCTCCTCGCGCTGGCGGTGCGCCTCGCTTACGTCTGGCAGATCCAGGCCGCCGGCCTTGGCCGGTACCTGAGGCTCGATCCTCTCTATTACCACCAGTGGGGACAACGGATCGCGGCCGGAGACTGGATCGGGCGCGACGTCTTCGAGATGTCGCCTCTGTACGCCTACTACCTCGGAGCGCTCTACCGGGCGTTCGGCGACGGGCAGATCCTCCCGCGGGTGCTCCAGGCGATCCTCGGCGCCGCCGTCTGCGGTCTCCTGGTCCTCGCCGGGAGGCGCGCCCTCGGACGCGCCGAGGGGATCGCCGCGGGGATCCTCTTCGCCCTCTACGCCCCCGCGATCTTCTACGACGGCCAGGTGATGAAGACGTCGCTCGAGGTCTCGTTCGCGACGCTTGCGACCCTCGCCTTCTACGCCGCGGCGCGGCAGGGAGCCTCCCCGGCTCCTCGGTGGCTCTTCGCGGGCGGCATCCTCCTCGGGCTGACCGCGCTGATGCGCGAGAACATCCTCGTCGCCGCACCGATCTTCTTCGCCTGGGCCGTGTGGCCGCGCCCCGGGGTCTCCGTGCGGGCGAGAGTCGCCGCCGGAGCGGCTCTCGTCGCGGGGACGATTCTGCCGATCGCCCCCTTCACCGTGCGCAACGCCGCCGTCGCGCGGGAGTTCGTCCTGATCACGTCCCTCGGCGGCGAGAACTTCTACACGGGCAACAACGAGATAGCGAGCGGGCGCTACACGCCGCCTCCGTTCGTCCGCCCCGATCCGCAGTTCGAGCACGAGGACTTCCGGCGCGAGGCGACACGGCGCGCGGGGCGCCCGCTCACCCGCCGCGAGGCGTCGGACTTCTGGTATCACGAAGGGGTGCGGTTCATCACCGCGCACCCGCTCCGGTACGTGTGGCTGCTCGGCGACAAGCTGCTCGTCTTCTTCAACGACTTCGAGCGCCCGGACAATTTCAGCCTGTACAACTTCCAGAGATTCTCGCCGGTTCTCGCCGCCCCCCTTCCCCACTTCGCGTGGATCGCGCCGCTGGGGCTCCTGGGCGTCGGGCTCGCCTGGCGGCGACGCGGCGGGCTGACCCCGTTCGTCGTCACGCTCGCGACCTTCGTCATGTCGGCGCTTATTTTTTTCACGCAGGCGCGCTATCGCATGCCGGTCGTCCCGATCCTCTGCCTTTTCGCGGCGCACGCGGTCTTCGCGCTCGTCGCCGCGGCGCGCGGGAGGCGCTTCGGCCTTCTCGGCGGCTCCGCCGCCGCCCTCGCCGCCCTGGTCGCGATCGTCCTCCTTCCCCCGGGCAACACCGCCCTGTACGACGCGCGAAACCACTCGCTCCTCGCGGAGATGCTCCTCGAGGCGGGGCGGACCGACGAGGCCATCGCGGAGTATCGGGCGAGCGTCGCCGGCATCGAGGCGATCCCCGCGGGGGATCCGGGCGACGCGCCGGCGATGCGCGGCCTGGCCGGCGCGCACCTGGGGCTCGCGCGGGCGCTCCTCAAGCAGGGCGCGAATCGCGACGCGCTGGATCACCTGAAGCTCGCGGCGGAATCGCCGCGCGAGGACATCCGGTTCGCCGCCTTCAGCACGATGGGGGCGCTGCTCGGCGAGAGCGGCAGCCCCGCGGCGGCCGCGGAGGCGCTGGCGCGCGCGGTGGCGGAGAGGCCCGACGATTTCGAGGCGAGGATGGCCTACGCGGAAGCGCTCGAGAGGATCGGGAGGACGGCCGATGCGGTGGCGCAGCTCGATCGGGCGATCGCGATCAACCCGCGGGACGCCGACGCGCCGAGGATTCGCGCCGAGCTGATGCGGGGCCCCGGCCTTCGCCGCTGA
- a CDS encoding nucleotidyltransferase family protein — protein MISALVLAAGASSRMGTPKPLLEFDGRTCLDLVVSACLEGGAGEAIVVVGSGAAGIRTAIERRAGVRFVVNEDPGRGQTSSLKAGLAAVPPGAAGFFVLPADHPLLRGRDIAILRERFQVRAPEKSIIIPSFEGRRGHPLLMAIAHREPLLGVGDDAPLRDYVRAREPEIETVAAESAAVLSGINTPEEYLEAVAEYRRRGRHSPP, from the coding sequence GTGATCTCCGCCCTCGTTCTCGCCGCCGGCGCCTCGTCCCGGATGGGGACTCCGAAGCCCCTTCTCGAGTTCGACGGACGGACGTGCCTCGACCTCGTGGTGTCGGCGTGCCTCGAAGGGGGGGCCGGGGAGGCGATCGTTGTCGTCGGTTCCGGGGCCGCGGGAATCCGCACCGCCATCGAACGGCGCGCGGGAGTCCGCTTCGTCGTGAACGAGGATCCCGGGCGCGGCCAGACGTCGAGCCTCAAGGCGGGGCTGGCGGCGGTGCCGCCGGGGGCCGCGGGGTTCTTCGTGCTCCCCGCGGATCATCCGCTGCTTCGAGGGCGGGATATCGCTATCCTGCGCGAACGATTTCAGGTGAGAGCGCCCGAAAAGTCGATTATCATCCCGTCGTTCGAGGGTCGGCGAGGGCACCCGCTGCTCATGGCGATCGCGCACCGGGAGCCGCTTCTCGGGGTCGGGGACGACGCGCCGCTCCGCGACTACGTGCGCGCCCGCGAGCCCGAGATCGAGACGGTCGCCGCGGAGAGCGCGGCGGTCCTGTCCGGGATCAACACTCCGGAGGAGTACCTCGAGGCCGTCGCCGAGTACCGGCGCAGGGGGAGGCATTCACCACCGTGA
- a CDS encoding (2Fe-2S)-binding protein, whose product MDRTLVTLRVNGIDRRVAVRPYDVLLDVLRETLNLTGTRRGCDMGTCGACTVLLDGKPTLSCLTLALEAEGRSITTVEAVAGGDGLHPLQQAWVDTGASQCGFCTPGFIMTALAFVEANDAPTEGQIRDAISGNMCRCTGYVSILDAVARGAAEVARRRAGGAYRSPVEAAGDGIEEA is encoded by the coding sequence ATCGACAGGACGCTGGTCACGCTCCGGGTGAACGGGATCGATCGGCGCGTCGCGGTCCGTCCGTACGACGTCCTCCTCGACGTGCTCCGGGAGACGCTCAACCTCACCGGCACGCGGCGCGGGTGCGACATGGGGACCTGCGGCGCCTGCACCGTCCTCCTCGACGGCAAGCCCACGCTCTCGTGCCTCACGCTCGCCCTCGAGGCCGAAGGACGATCGATCACGACGGTGGAGGCGGTGGCGGGCGGCGACGGGCTCCATCCGCTCCAGCAGGCGTGGGTCGACACCGGCGCGAGCCAGTGCGGCTTCTGCACCCCGGGGTTCATCATGACCGCGCTGGCCTTCGTCGAGGCGAACGACGCGCCGACGGAAGGCCAGATCCGCGACGCGATCAGCGGGAACATGTGCCGCTGCACCGGCTACGTCTCGATCCTCGACGCCGTCGCGCGCGGGGCCGCCGAGGTCGCGCGGCGTCGCGCGGGGGGCGCCTACCGCTCGCCCGTCGAGGCGGCCGGCGACGGGATCGAGGAGGCGTGA
- a CDS encoding molybdopterin-dependent oxidoreductase: MGVIGKRTPLVDAVKKVTGVGVYTDDIKLPAMLTGKILRSPLPYARIAAIDTRRAESLPGVHAVIHGLESTSRFGVLPVSKDETAMAVGKVRYVGDAVAAVAAEDEETALEAMRLIEVRYEPFEPILNLEDGLAVTAEPIHDKTVGGTNVHKAVEQNFGDVDAAFAGSAHVVSHAFKFAPVTHAFTEPHCVVAHYDHDGRLTIWSATQVPHYVHRALAEVLEIDMHCIRVIRPMVGGAFGGKSDPFPHEMIAALLSRRTKRPVKILFDREEVFLTNHGRHPTKTSMTIGATADGMLTGLDLKALIDGGAWGSFGVVTTYYNGVLCMGPYRIPSFRYSGKRVYTNKPPSGAMRGHGAVNSRFAMEVIVDELAEKAGIDAIDFRLRNLLPPNTTTVNEFRITSNGTREGLLKVREASRWDEKFRKLPPGRGIGVACGFYISGSALPIHFTKLPQSTAHLKLDMDGGVTVHCMAAEIGQGSDTMLAQCVAEPLGIGLERIRVFSSDSDTDPIDLGSYSSRVTFMAGNAARRAAEEIRAQLIAAAARLTGHPAEGFVARDGRIEYAPNPAVGVTFMEALTEALAGKGALIARGAYAAAPPIGGKFKGAAAGLSPTYSFQAYVAEVEVDPETGFVRVDHIWAAHDCGRALNPTAVEGQVIGSIHMGLGQALRARSSR; encoded by the coding sequence GTGGGAGTGATCGGGAAGCGCACCCCTCTCGTCGACGCCGTCAAGAAGGTCACGGGCGTCGGCGTCTACACGGACGACATCAAGCTCCCGGCGATGCTCACGGGGAAGATCCTGCGCTCGCCCCTGCCGTACGCGCGCATCGCGGCGATCGACACGCGCCGGGCCGAATCGCTCCCCGGCGTGCATGCCGTCATCCACGGCCTCGAGTCCACCTCGCGCTTCGGCGTCCTCCCGGTCAGCAAGGACGAGACGGCGATGGCGGTGGGCAAGGTCCGCTACGTCGGCGACGCGGTGGCGGCCGTCGCCGCCGAGGACGAGGAGACCGCGCTCGAGGCGATGCGGCTCATCGAGGTCCGGTACGAGCCCTTCGAGCCGATCCTCAACCTGGAGGACGGGCTCGCCGTCACCGCCGAGCCGATCCACGACAAGACGGTCGGCGGCACGAACGTCCACAAGGCGGTCGAGCAGAACTTCGGGGACGTGGACGCGGCGTTCGCCGGGTCGGCCCACGTCGTCTCCCACGCCTTCAAGTTCGCGCCCGTGACCCACGCCTTCACCGAGCCGCACTGCGTCGTCGCGCACTACGATCACGACGGCCGGCTCACGATCTGGTCGGCCACGCAGGTGCCGCACTACGTGCACCGCGCGCTTGCGGAGGTGCTCGAGATCGACATGCACTGCATCAGGGTGATCCGGCCGATGGTCGGCGGCGCCTTCGGCGGCAAGAGCGATCCCTTCCCTCACGAGATGATCGCCGCCCTCCTGTCGCGCCGGACGAAGCGCCCGGTGAAGATCCTCTTCGATCGCGAGGAGGTCTTCCTCACGAACCACGGCCGGCATCCGACGAAGACCAGCATGACGATCGGCGCGACGGCCGACGGCATGCTCACGGGCCTCGACCTCAAGGCGCTCATCGACGGCGGCGCGTGGGGCTCGTTCGGCGTCGTGACCACCTATTACAACGGCGTGCTCTGCATGGGCCCGTACCGGATTCCCAGCTTCCGCTACTCGGGGAAGCGCGTCTACACGAACAAGCCCCCGTCGGGCGCCATGAGGGGGCACGGCGCGGTGAACTCGCGCTTCGCGATGGAGGTGATCGTCGACGAGCTGGCGGAGAAGGCCGGCATCGACGCGATCGACTTCCGGCTCCGGAACCTGCTGCCGCCGAACACGACGACGGTGAACGAGTTCAGGATCACGTCGAACGGCACGCGCGAGGGGCTGCTCAAGGTCCGCGAGGCGTCGCGATGGGACGAGAAGTTCCGGAAGCTCCCTCCCGGGCGCGGCATCGGCGTCGCCTGCGGCTTCTACATCTCCGGCTCGGCGCTGCCGATCCACTTCACGAAGCTCCCGCAGTCGACCGCCCACCTGAAGCTCGACATGGACGGCGGCGTGACCGTGCACTGCATGGCCGCCGAGATCGGCCAGGGGTCCGACACGATGCTCGCGCAGTGCGTCGCCGAGCCCCTCGGCATCGGCCTCGAGCGCATCCGCGTGTTCTCTTCGGACAGCGACACCGACCCGATCGATCTCGGCTCGTACTCGAGCCGCGTCACCTTCATGGCGGGGAACGCCGCGCGGCGCGCCGCCGAGGAGATCCGCGCCCAGCTCATCGCCGCCGCCGCGCGCCTGACGGGCCACCCGGCGGAGGGGTTCGTCGCCCGCGACGGGCGGATCGAGTACGCGCCGAACCCGGCCGTCGGCGTCACCTTCATGGAGGCGCTCACCGAGGCCCTCGCGGGGAAGGGGGCTCTCATCGCGCGCGGCGCCTACGCAGCCGCCCCGCCGATAGGCGGCAAGTTCAAGGGGGCGGCCGCGGGGCTGTCGCCGACCTACTCCTTCCAGGCGTACGTCGCCGAGGTCGAGGTCGATCCCGAGACGGGGTTCGTGCGCGTCGATCACATCTGGGCGGCCCACGATTGCGGCAGGGCGCTCAACCCGACGGCCGTGGAAGGCCAGGTCATCGGCTCGATCCACATGGGCCTCGGCCAGGCGCTCAGAGCCAGGAGCTCCCGATGA
- a CDS encoding FAD binding domain-containing protein has product MILPPFQLHRPRSVEEALMIAGDCAGDFDFLGGGTDLLPNYKNRLNARGHVISLSRVADLSTPFRRLPGGGFALGAMARLRDIEADEGVRRNLPGILEAISQIATPLVRQSATLGGNLLLETRCYYFNQGYDWRASKGFCMKAEGDVCLVVPQKEICYAIYAGDAAPLLMALGATYTLVGFDGPREMAAADFYHPDGIRKSDLRKGEILTEVKIPAEAAVSASGYAKLRLRDSFDFPDMGVGASLRLEGARIEDLRVAVTAVSMTPLLFPEVTEPFRGLALTGELIEAVADGIQKRCQPVRNVMFPPQYRKSMVGVYTRRLLRRLGGVE; this is encoded by the coding sequence ATGATCCTTCCCCCGTTCCAACTCCACCGGCCGCGCAGCGTCGAGGAAGCGCTGATGATCGCGGGGGATTGCGCCGGCGATTTCGACTTCCTCGGCGGCGGCACCGATCTCCTGCCGAACTACAAGAACCGGCTGAACGCCCGGGGCCACGTCATCTCCCTCTCCCGTGTCGCCGATCTCTCGACCCCGTTCCGGAGGCTTCCCGGCGGAGGGTTCGCCCTCGGCGCGATGGCGCGCCTGAGGGACATCGAGGCCGACGAGGGGGTGCGGCGCAATCTCCCCGGCATCCTCGAGGCGATCTCGCAGATCGCGACGCCCCTGGTCCGGCAATCGGCGACGCTCGGCGGCAACCTCCTCCTCGAGACGCGCTGCTACTACTTCAACCAGGGTTACGACTGGCGCGCTTCGAAGGGGTTCTGCATGAAGGCCGAGGGGGACGTCTGCCTCGTCGTGCCGCAGAAGGAGATCTGCTACGCGATCTACGCCGGCGACGCGGCGCCGCTCCTGATGGCCCTCGGCGCCACGTACACGCTGGTCGGCTTCGACGGCCCTCGCGAGATGGCCGCCGCGGACTTCTACCACCCGGACGGCATCCGCAAGAGCGACCTCCGGAAAGGGGAGATCCTCACGGAGGTGAAGATCCCGGCCGAGGCCGCGGTCTCGGCTTCGGGCTACGCGAAGCTGAGGCTCCGCGACTCGTTCGACTTCCCGGACATGGGGGTGGGGGCGTCGCTGCGCCTCGAGGGGGCGCGCATCGAGGATCTGCGCGTCGCGGTCACGGCCGTGTCGATGACGCCGCTCCTCTTCCCGGAGGTCACCGAGCCGTTCCGCGGGCTCGCGCTGACCGGTGAGCTGATCGAAGCGGTCGCCGACGGGATCCAGAAGCGCTGCCAGCCCGTCCGCAACGTGATGTTCCCGCCGCAGTACCGGAAGAGCATGGTCGGCGTCTACACGCGCCGCCTGCTCCGGAGGCTCGGCGGGGTCGAGTGA
- a CDS encoding HNH endonuclease, which translates to MTVDDFDARVRAAAFDFVRRQCEIGGGSVERSILMQGFSFDGRRVPLLGPAGIFKPAILPELPLSITTVPVVPGRERPYDDAFESDDFIRYRYRGTDPNHPDNRGLRLAMSRRVPLLYFYGLAPGEYLPIWPVKLVRDDPTALAFWLVVDSDEASASEAEPAPDSPVLRSYFTRVALQRAHQKVFQRRVLFAYKEQCAVCRLRHHRRLLDAAHILEDKHPRGDPIVSNGLALCKLHHAAFDGDILGVRPDLRIEIREDVLAEEDGPMLVHGLQQFQGKEILEPRSPGSRPSRDRLEERFARFRKAV; encoded by the coding sequence ATGACGGTTGACGATTTTGACGCCCGGGTCCGGGCGGCTGCGTTTGATTTCGTGCGACGTCAGTGCGAGATCGGCGGCGGGAGCGTCGAGCGATCCATTCTGATGCAAGGATTCTCGTTCGACGGGAGACGCGTCCCACTCCTGGGCCCGGCCGGCATTTTCAAGCCCGCAATTCTCCCCGAGTTGCCTCTCTCGATCACCACGGTCCCCGTCGTTCCCGGCCGCGAGCGCCCCTACGACGACGCATTCGAGTCGGACGACTTCATAAGATATCGGTACCGAGGAACGGATCCGAACCATCCGGATAACCGGGGCCTCCGGCTCGCGATGAGCCGCCGAGTTCCGCTCCTATACTTCTACGGCCTTGCCCCTGGAGAGTATCTTCCGATATGGCCCGTCAAACTCGTGCGCGATGACCCGACGGCGCTAGCATTCTGGCTGGTTGTCGATTCGGATGAAGCCAGCGCCTCCGAGGCCGAGCCTGCGCCGGACTCTCCCGTACTGCGATCGTATTTCACCCGTGTAGCGCTGCAGCGGGCCCACCAGAAGGTCTTCCAGCGCCGAGTGCTGTTCGCCTACAAAGAACAATGTGCGGTATGCAGATTGCGCCATCACCGCCGTCTGCTCGACGCCGCCCACATCCTCGAAGACAAGCACCCGAGAGGGGACCCCATCGTCTCCAACGGGCTTGCGCTCTGCAAGCTGCACCACGCTGCTTTCGACGGAGATATCTTGGGCGTCCGTCCCGATCTGCGGATTGAGATTCGCGAAGATGTCCTTGCGGAAGAGGATGGGCCGATGCTCGTGCACGGCCTGCAGCAGTTTCAGGGGAAAGAAATCCTGGAACCCCGATCACCCGGTTCGCGACCGAGCCGGGACCGGCTGGAGGAGAGATTCGCACGATTTCGGAAGGCGGTGTGA
- a CDS encoding NYN domain-containing protein: protein MAQGHFVIGERVAVLLDGESVRITLGSRLKRFPEAADVVAEVSRILVHPAVERSSLYRVFYYTAEPLSGSARNPLDGRPIDFSATLAYARNMRLIERLDDEPDFAVRRGTLVHQGWEIGRAAAHRLTSGLKTTVGAHDLVPKILQKGVDMRIGLDMASLALKRFVSSVVVVTGDSDLVPAMRFARREGIRVYLDTLGHPHVRPELKTHADQMLG from the coding sequence GTGGCACAGGGGCATTTTGTTATTGGGGAACGAGTCGCCGTGCTGCTGGACGGCGAATCCGTCCGAATCACACTCGGCTCGCGGCTCAAACGATTTCCTGAAGCCGCGGATGTCGTCGCCGAAGTGTCGCGAATCCTCGTGCACCCGGCCGTCGAGCGCTCCTCCCTCTACCGGGTGTTCTACTACACCGCCGAACCCCTCTCCGGCTCGGCTCGGAACCCTCTCGACGGCCGCCCGATCGATTTCTCAGCCACGCTCGCCTACGCCCGGAACATGCGTCTCATCGAGCGCCTCGACGACGAACCCGACTTCGCCGTGCGCCGCGGGACACTCGTTCACCAAGGGTGGGAGATTGGCCGAGCGGCCGCCCATCGGTTGACCTCCGGCCTCAAGACAACGGTAGGGGCGCACGATCTCGTTCCGAAAATCCTGCAGAAAGGGGTCGACATGAGAATCGGGCTCGACATGGCCTCGCTCGCGTTGAAACGGTTCGTCTCGAGCGTCGTCGTCGTGACGGGCGATTCGGATCTCGTGCCGGCGATGCGGTTCGCCCGACGGGAAGGAATCCGTGTGTATCTCGACACGCTCGGGCACCCCCACGTCAGACCCGAGCTGAAAACGCACGCGGATCAAATGCTCGGATGA